A portion of the Spirochaetota bacterium genome contains these proteins:
- a CDS encoding cyclic nucleotide-binding domain-containing protein: protein MKKSLFKKGAYIYIEGDEDADTVYIVDKGVVQLDRYNKNAPIYKNILKDGEFFGVIASLCNKPRMESAIARADSVVTTFTKQEFINLLSKKPQIAIKVLNYFSNELRAYNEMMIALKDRGVELETPEEALYNHIRYFYNNGSNNYAYYCCKRYLELYPHGLFAGVVTTMLESIKDKVKGAIVPVIQAPYKVYSDQQMIFCEDEPGNEMYIIKEGKVKIVKLSSESEIILSVLKDGDVFGEMALISDKPRNAAAISWGKTVLLPIKKESLVAVMEQMPAITQLIFKELSHRIWFTYIQLESQLYDKPITRIYALLENKLVEKGVSLKSNEPVKLNFGIDELFKMLGYVASRMGKTTNILLSDSNLQFNVGETIVEKPSQLTAKAKYFKSRDHMAIVEGEEDEKKEASQKEVTIVEEEKEETKEQVEEIMTATVTSDEADTFLQYDEKTQEPATQPQEELHTISEEIEI from the coding sequence ATGAAGAAAAGCCTCTTTAAAAAGGGAGCGTACATCTACATAGAAGGTGATGAAGACGCTGATACCGTGTATATTGTTGATAAAGGTGTGGTGCAGTTAGATCGCTATAATAAAAATGCTCCAATATATAAAAATATACTCAAAGATGGTGAATTCTTTGGCGTTATAGCTTCGCTGTGCAATAAACCCCGCATGGAATCAGCAATTGCGCGTGCGGACAGTGTTGTGACTACCTTCACAAAACAGGAATTCATAAATCTTTTATCAAAAAAACCCCAGATAGCCATTAAGGTGTTAAACTATTTTTCCAATGAACTTCGTGCCTATAATGAGATGATGATTGCCTTGAAGGACCGTGGTGTTGAGCTTGAAACACCTGAGGAAGCGCTGTACAATCACATACGCTATTTCTATAATAATGGCAGCAATAATTATGCATATTACTGTTGTAAGCGCTATTTAGAGCTGTATCCTCATGGCCTTTTTGCTGGTGTAGTCACTACAATGCTTGAAAGCATTAAAGACAAAGTAAAGGGGGCGATAGTTCCGGTGATTCAGGCACCGTACAAAGTATACTCTGACCAGCAGATGATCTTCTGTGAGGATGAACCTGGAAATGAAATGTATATTATTAAAGAGGGCAAAGTAAAAATTGTTAAACTGTCCAGTGAAAGTGAGATTATACTGTCGGTATTGAAAGATGGCGATGTGTTTGGCGAAATGGCGCTGATTTCTGACAAGCCGCGAAATGCTGCAGCCATAAGTTGGGGTAAAACAGTATTGCTTCCTATCAAGAAAGAATCGCTGGTGGCAGTTATGGAACAGATGCCTGCCATCACCCAGCTCATTTTTAAGGAACTATCGCACCGTATATGGTTTACCTATATTCAACTTGAGTCACAGCTGTATGACAAGCCAATTACCCGTATTTATGCCTTGCTTGAAAATAAGCTTGTTGAAAAAGGTGTATCACTGAAAAGCAATGAACCTGTTAAGCTTAACTTTGGCATTGATGAACTTTTCAAAATGTTAGGGTATGTGGCATCAAGAATGGGGAAAACAACAAATATTCTTTTGTCTGACTCAAATTTGCAGTTTAACGTTGGTGAAACTATAGTTGAAAAACCAAGCCAGCTTACTGCAAAAGCCAAGTATTTCAAATCGCGTGACCATATGGCAATAGTAGAAGGCGAAGAAGACGAAAAGAAGGAAGCATCGCAAAAAGAAGTAACAATTGTTGAAGAGGAAAAGGAAGAAACAAAAGAACAGGTTGAAGAGATTATGACTGCAACCGTAACATCAGATGAGGCTGATACATTCCTGCAATATGATGAGAAGACACAAGAGCCTGCAACACAACCCCAGGAAGAGTTGCATACCATATCTGAAGAGATAGAAATATAA